The Manduca sexta isolate Smith_Timp_Sample1 chromosome 9, JHU_Msex_v1.0, whole genome shotgun sequence genome segment gtaCTTACATATTCCttttttacttacatatttCTTTGTAAGAAATACTCATGTAGTTttagtttttgaaattttttggaTAACTTAGCGGATGCCTTGTAAATTTCCGTCATCCagagaaaataaaaaggaaCAAAGATCTTCCGATgctatgtaatatgtatattattatcattgtgTTACAGGTGTTTTTGAAGAAgattggattaaaaaaatacttttatattttgggATACGAATGGGGAATTCCAGTTGCATTAGAAGTTGCATCTATATTTGAAGGACAAGGTACGTacctacatagtacatatattgtTAAAGAAATGTATGTAATAGCATCCATTCAGATTACGTGTGCTCATTCCTTTAGTAGATATTAGACTAACAAAAATCTTTTAGATATTGATATCACATTGTACTTGTACGATAAACAAAAGGAAATAAAACACtctaaaaatatgatttctgAAGTTAATTGCTATTATTTTgatgcttatttttttatttattatcagttAACAATAACGCATAATTTTTTTCgatgtattataaacaaaggtTTATTTTGACAGGAATGATTGGTACCATCTTTTGTGTCGGACTCGAACCAGAAGCATTAAAAGTTGCGCTTGAAGAAGAATTAAGCGAATACAAGAACGAGGAAGAACTAGAGAACGGCGTGTTAGAGCACATGTTCAAGCTGATGACGGGCGACAAGTGCGCACGACTGGACGAGATGCTGCGCGGGTGTAACTCATGGGACAAGAAGGTGGAGGAGTGCGTGCGCACGCTGCTGGGGTGCATGTCGCACTCGGCGCAGTACACGCGCGCGCTGCTGCAGGCGGCGCTCGGGCGCATCGCGCAGGCGCGCCGCTACTCCTCCGCGCTGCCGCCGCTGCGCTCGCGCGTGGTTCTGCTGCGCTCGCGCCGCGCGGCGCCTGCATGCCCGCAGCAGCTGAACGCACTCACGAGCGGCGAGGTGTCGGTTCACGAGCTCAGCGCGCCGCTCGGTCACGCCGCCCGCGACGCGCGCTGCGCCGCCATCGTTAACTCATATTTGGATCCAGAGCTAATACACAACTTCGATAATGAGAGTCTTTGCGATACGTATTTGCTTAACGCGGACACCTTCATAAGTATGTCTATTGAAAGCGATAAATAGGAAAGAGTTATAAGTTAACGTCAGCTCTAAACGCCACctagttgaaaaaaatattttgaaacgattgtaaaaatatggcaattatgaaaagattttttgattCAGTATAATTTTGTCGTACTACTAGCAAACAATTGTACCTGTGTGTGTACTATACATAggcatatattaaatttatattataaatttataaaggtttttttttttttttaataaattggttCGTCGAAATCGCAAGGATTAATTACAGAATACTGAAATGGCTCATCGTCCAAAATGCCGAATAATCATGATGGTTGCAAAGTTAGAAATATCCTAAAACAACTTGGTTACTGATAAATAGAAGCCGTGGATGATAGATATAAATACTATGGTACCGAATGAGAGACTCAAATACGACCTGAGAATTAGAATCTTACATATTATGATTATCCTACCATGTCCTTGATCCTAAAAATAAGACCTTTCTCACCGGTATCATGGTTTCATGTCACTATaaataggaataaaaaaatattcacatagcGGATCTGAATACTGGTTATTATGCGTTAATGTGTGTCAGCCGGCCTCGCTTCGTACATTTCTCGGAAAGAGCATGCTGAATAGTTTATTcatgttaatattatacatcaaaattccattgttcatatttatttttctactaaacaatatttgtatgaGTTGTGCTCATAATTTGTCCGAGATTTGATTTTTTCTTCAAATTAAGTCGTTTAAAGAGGAAAATGAATAGAGAAATCATTCATCTGTTAATAGACTACCAATATGGTTGTGGTAATCTTTTGGGGTCTTCCTCGATTAATATACCCTGATTCGTACATAATCCGCCTAAATGGGCCACAGTGAAGTTTTGGCCAGTGTGTTGTTATGGTTGAGAACAGGGCTATATTCTTCTCGCTTCAGTGGTGATAGCAATAAAACCTTTTTCTCTCTCGCAAAAAAACCCTTTTCTGACTACATACAAATCGCACATATGACACAAACAGACCAGCAGTTTGACAAATGTTTAAGTTTACCTTAGTCtttaaaattgaatacattACGTACATCCATATTCGTTACTTATCTAACCAGAGCCTCAAATAAATTGGGATGATTTAAGAAAAAGtaaattgagttttattttaatttattcagccAGGGTCTTCGATATTTTATCAACAACAATACGAGTTCTTTCTGACAAATACTGATCGACTTGACCAAGTACTTTAACAACGTGAAGTAGCTTCTGTATTCCCTTTTTGATCTTTTCCATTTTCTCAGCGCTTGACTCTTCTTCAGGATCTCCAAGAATTGGCAGAGATATAGATCCTAATCTCGGCAAGGAAAGCATGTCCGATTGTGGTCTTAACCTTGGCACTTTCATTGTCGGCACTTTTAATTTCGGCCTTTTCCATTTTGTTAGCGCTAGTTTTGGAATAAATCCTTCTGGAGGTGCCACTGATATAGGTACTTGTGTATCACTATATCCAATCTGATCTACGTCAGGGTCCAACAGAATGAACTTTCCATCTTGTACTGCTTTGGGTATGGCGCTGTGAATGAGGTTACAAAACGAATTGACGTCGAAGCGACGGTTACTGAAGAGCTCTGATGATGCTCGGGGACTGCCTCCAAATGAAGACTGAAAGAATATATTATCACTGATTAAACAAACAAGGTATATGTAAAGTTAtcgaataataaaatgatttagttAGAAGGAAATATAGATTTAACCCCTGAGGGTTGATCTATGAGATAAATTAGTAAGTAATTCTACAATACTCGACAAGTTTATTAAACTTAATGTTTCTAAGCAATCCATTTAATTATCTATTTGAACAACAAAACAGATTACTATCAATACATTCTACAAAGATACATTATAGGGTATTATTCTAGATTACAATCCTAAGTTGACTCATTGTTAGTTACCATTTAAATACAGCTATGCTGAGtagaaataaaatgactattgtAGGGCGTGGTTAAATGAATGTCGGAAAGTAGATTCATTATATAGTTCTTATCTTACCCTTTCATCTGATCCACTGCAGTCTATAGTAACTCGTAGAGGCGAAGGAGCGCATGCGCACTGACGTAccagctatgaaaattaaataaaaccaatgttaataaaattttctgtaCGCATACCTTTAAGAATTAATTAATCGACCTTTACGTTGAAAGTAGATCAAGTGcgcttttgaaaaaaaaatattacctactagtttttgcttacGGCTCGGCCgacatgattttttttccgagataaaaggcCTGCTATATTGTTTtagggataaaaatagcctatatcattcccagggtcttaaactatgtcTATACCAACCAAAATCATAATCGGTTTAGTTGTTCAACTGTGAAAACGTAACAGACAGACACTGCATTTAGAAGTATGGAAGtatggataatattattaaaatatacatgcGGTTTTCAGGTACACAAACCTAAAAATCAGTGgcataaaaagtaaaactatATGATTTGGCACCGATAAACTATGCAAATCAAATTTCATGAGATCGAAGTGCGTAAAAGTACTAGCACATTCGGATTTGtgattactataaataatatcagccctgtattatatacttgcccactgctgagcacgggcctcctctactacttagagggtttaggccttagtccaccacgctggcctagtgcggattggtagacttcacacaccttcgaaattcctatagaggaacttctcagatgtgcaggtttcctcacgatgttttccttcaccgttaaagcgaacgataaattcacgaagaatacacacatgattttttagaaaagtcagaggtgtgtgccctagggatttgaacctgcggacattcgtctcggcagaccgttccatacccaactaggctatcgccgcttttttactTTACTATAGCGTAAAATTAAATCTCAATTATTCCTCATAGGTCGGCACTTGGTCGTCGACAGTATTACGTGAATGGTaacctaatatataatactgcaAATAgtggtaattatatttatcctcTGACCCTAAATAAATGTAAGcataaaattagaaattggCTTCTAAACAAAAACTATGATGAAACTGagcaaattttacataattcataAAGTACTATACATACCTGCAGACAcactcacacatacacacacatatattcactcatatgtaaataaataggtaccaTGATTCTAATTGTACCGtggtaatatataaatgtttatttttattttaaaattatatttctctaCTTTAATAACCGCTATTGTAGCACACATGTACTTTTgcgaataaatgtattattaaattatagttaactGCTTAGGGTGAAGGACGCTGACGGCTGTGACACAGTTAATACTAGTACAGCCGCCAACGACatactctaaataaataataatattgcatagTAGTTGATCTCTAGAataattgtaaaagtatttatttgttaaattttaacttatgtaataaataaataaaataaaaaaaaaataataataattgcatttaataacatacaaaatCTCGACTCTACACTTAAGCCCTCTATCGTGGGTATTAGGAACTATGAAGGGTTTTCAATAAAGCATCAAGACTAGGAAATAGACAAAACGCCAtcaaattttctatttaatcATCATTTGTAGTAATTGAGATctcaatgttaatatttttaagattgacCTATGaacttatttatcttattactGAGTCAAATTTATAATGCAATCaacattactaaaa includes the following:
- the LOC119188855 gene encoding uncharacterized protein LOC119188855, producing the protein MSHNVVFNEEDIKILTIERIREMEEIMTPTKFKEMKGLETFYTHVESDELLATTEIMFLPTHTSSTSIREDEFDVTLNYLCIVPGLEGLHSRFGYMCERLKLPAVVLQPGLDRPNETIQETAKKYAQVFLKKIGLKKYFYILGYEWGIPVALEVASIFEGQGMIGTIFCVGLEPEALKVALEEELSEYKNEEELENGVLEHMFKLMTGDKCARLDEMLRGCNSWDKKVEECVRTLLGCMSHSAQYTRALLQAALGRIAQARRYSSALPPLRSRVVLLRSRRAAPACPQQLNALTSGEVSVHELSAPLGHAARDARCAAIVNSYLDPELIHNFDNESLCDTYLLNADTFISMSIESDK
- the LOC115450925 gene encoding uncharacterized protein LOC115450925, coding for SNTVSLLCHVNHYVIKCSSCRATEDVVSVVESTEHVSLVRQCACAPSPLRVTIDCSGSDERSSFGGSPRASSELFSNRRFDVNSFCNLIHSAIPKAVQDGKFILLDPDVDQIGYSDTQVPISVAPPEGFIPKLALTKWKRPKLKVPTMKVPRLRPQSDMLSLPRLGSISLPILGDPEEESSAEKMEKIKKGIQKLLHVVKVLGQVDQYLSERTRIVVDKISKTLAE